The following proteins are encoded in a genomic region of Arachis ipaensis cultivar K30076 chromosome B02, Araip1.1, whole genome shotgun sequence:
- the LOC107628581 gene encoding probable E3 ubiquitin-protein ligase BAH1-like 1 isoform X2, protein MKFCKTYQKYMQGQEEKLPGLEFKNHKKIMKKCRSGGCYSPIMMNHNNNNNNNATKSCPIQCPVCDGTFFPSLLNEVSEVVGCFNKRAQHLLELHLSSNSGFKKYLLCLTRSNHNTIIQQGKDLVTYALINAVAIRKILKKYDKIHDSKQGQLFKSQVQAMHKEILQSPWLIEDTVFDPVALTCGHVFCYTCACSAASVTIVDGLKAADPKQKCPLCREKGVHEGAVHLEELNILLGQRCKEYWEERLRMERVERVRQAKEHWESVCRTAMGI, encoded by the exons ATGAAGTTCTGCAAAACATACCAAAAGTACATGCAAGGGCAAGAGGAGAAGCTACCTGGACTTgaattcaaaaatcacaaaaagaTTATGAAGAAATGTAGAAGTGGAGGTTGTTATTCTCCTATCATGATgaaccataataataataataataataatgccacCAAAAGTTGCCCTATTCAATGCCCAG TTTGTGATGGAACTTTCTTCCCTTCTCTGCTGAATGAAGTATCAGAAGTAGTAGGGTGCTTCAACAAGCGTGCACAACATTTGCTAGAGTTACACCTCTCTTCAAATTCTGGCTTCAAGAAGTACCTTCTTTGCTTGACAAGATCCAATCATAACACTATCATTCAACAAGGCAAAGATCTTGTCACTTATGCACTCATCAATGCTGTCGCTATccgaaaaatattaaagaaatatGATAAG ATACATGATTCAAAGCAAGGGCAATTATTCAAGTCACAAGTGCAGGCTATGCACAAGGAAATTCTTCAGAGTCCATGGCTTATTGAG GATACAGTGTTTGATCCTGTGGCGTTGACTTGTGGCCATGTTTTCTGTTACACATGTGCTTGCTCAGCTGCATCAGTAACCATTGTTGATGGACTTAAGGCAGCAGATCCTAAACAAAAGTGTCCTCTATGCCGCGAG aaaggagttcatgaaggtGCTGTGCACTTGGAAGAACTAAATATTTTGTTAGGCCAAAG GTGCAAGGAATATTGGGAGGAAAGACTTAGAATGGAGAGGGTAGAAAGGGTTAGGCAGGCCAAGGAGCACTGGGAATCTGTCTGTAGGACAGCCATGGGAATCTAA
- the LOC107628581 gene encoding probable E3 ubiquitin-protein ligase BAH1-like 1 isoform X1 → MKFCKTYQKYMQGQEEKLPGLEFKNHKKIMKKCRSGGCYSPIMMNHNNNNNNNATKSCPIQCPVCDGTFFPSLLNEVSEVVGCFNKRAQHLLELHLSSNSGFKKYLLCLTRSNHNTIIQQGKDLVTYALINAVAIRKILKKYDKIHDSKQGQLFKSQVQAMHKEILQSPWLIEVMALYINTNTKDPTSSLFDGCCLTFKDGKPSLTCEIFKPYKVDIDLTCSICLDTVFDPVALTCGHVFCYTCACSAASVTIVDGLKAADPKQKCPLCREKGVHEGAVHLEELNILLGQRCKEYWEERLRMERVERVRQAKEHWESVCRTAMGI, encoded by the exons ATGAAGTTCTGCAAAACATACCAAAAGTACATGCAAGGGCAAGAGGAGAAGCTACCTGGACTTgaattcaaaaatcacaaaaagaTTATGAAGAAATGTAGAAGTGGAGGTTGTTATTCTCCTATCATGATgaaccataataataataataataataatgccacCAAAAGTTGCCCTATTCAATGCCCAG TTTGTGATGGAACTTTCTTCCCTTCTCTGCTGAATGAAGTATCAGAAGTAGTAGGGTGCTTCAACAAGCGTGCACAACATTTGCTAGAGTTACACCTCTCTTCAAATTCTGGCTTCAAGAAGTACCTTCTTTGCTTGACAAGATCCAATCATAACACTATCATTCAACAAGGCAAAGATCTTGTCACTTATGCACTCATCAATGCTGTCGCTATccgaaaaatattaaagaaatatGATAAG ATACATGATTCAAAGCAAGGGCAATTATTCAAGTCACAAGTGCAGGCTATGCACAAGGAAATTCTTCAGAGTCCATGGCTTATTGAGGTTATGGCCTTATACATCAACACTAACACTAAAGACCCTACATCTTCTTTGTTTGATGGATGCTGCCTTACTTTTAAGGATGGAAAACCATCACTCACTTGTGAAATCTTTAAACCCTACAAAGTTGATATTGACTTGACTTGTTCTATATGCTTA GATACAGTGTTTGATCCTGTGGCGTTGACTTGTGGCCATGTTTTCTGTTACACATGTGCTTGCTCAGCTGCATCAGTAACCATTGTTGATGGACTTAAGGCAGCAGATCCTAAACAAAAGTGTCCTCTATGCCGCGAG aaaggagttcatgaaggtGCTGTGCACTTGGAAGAACTAAATATTTTGTTAGGCCAAAG GTGCAAGGAATATTGGGAGGAAAGACTTAGAATGGAGAGGGTAGAAAGGGTTAGGCAGGCCAAGGAGCACTGGGAATCTGTCTGTAGGACAGCCATGGGAATCTAA
- the LOC107627944 gene encoding uncharacterized protein LOC107627944, translating into MTSPGSIKDVQRLTGKLTALSRYLGASAERAIPFFNLMKKGITFEWTQECEEAFNHFKRILSEPPVLSKPREGEPLYLYLAVTIQAMAAVLVREEDKTQRPIYFISKTLQGAETRYTKLEKLAYALLVSSRRLKQYFQGHTIILRTDQAIRQVLQKPDLAGRMMAWAVELSQYDLRYELRQAIKAQAMADFLVEVTGEAPDVPSTRWRLHVDGASNQTFGGAGIILENSVGVAYEQSIKFEFPVSNNQAEYEALIGGLMLAKEVGASRVEVSSDSQIVTSQVNGSYQARDALLQKYLEKVRELCKSFEEVTIQHVPRERNARADLLSKLASTKPNTGNRSLIQGLATEPAIIMCMAQAPNPPSWMDPISRYLEHAEAPPNQKEAEFVKKEAPKYTIIQGQLYKRGLHQPLLKCLCPDQTDYVLREVHEGCCGHHIGGRSLARKIIRAGYYWPTMMSDAQKFVKKCKKCQENANFHKAPLEELNIMMAPRPFAQWGVDLLGPFPPRPGQVKYLIVAIDYYTKWVEAEPLASISAANCQKFMWKQVVTRFGIPKTVISDNRTQFTDKKFKGFLEGLGIKQKFSSVEHPQTNGQVEAANKVILKGLKKRLEGKKGSWAEELAPVLWSYRTTPPIIHRRNPLPTHIRGRRCHPSRGRGTKSEAAPRRGERGS; encoded by the coding sequence ATGACGAGCCCCGGGAGCATCAAAGATGTACAACGGCTCACCGGGAAGCTCACGGCTCTATCCCGGTATCTCGGAGCCTCGGCTGAAAGGGCCATtccattcttcaacttgatgaagaaAGGAATCACCTTTGAATGGACCCAGGAGTGCGAAGAGGCATTCAACCATTTCAAGAGGATACTCTCAGAACCCCCTGTGCTCAGCAAACCCAGAGAAGGCGAGCCCTTGTACCTGTACTTGGCCGTGACCATACAAGCAATGGCAGCAGTCCTAGTTAGGGAGGAGGACAAAACCCAGCGCccaatatacttcatcagcaaaacaCTTCAAGGGGCAGAGACGAGATATACCAAGTTGGAAAAGCTAGCCTACGCCCTATTGGTTTCATCAAGAAGACTAAAACAATACTTCCAAGGGCACACAATCATCCTGAGAACCGACCAAGCCATCCGACAAGTCCTCCAAAAACCCGACCTGGCGGGAAGAATGATGGCATGGGCAGTGGAACTATCCCAATATGACTTGCGGTATGAACTAAGGCAAGCAATCAAAGCCCAAGCCATGGCAGACTTTCTCGTTGAAGTCACAGGAGAAGCCCCCGACGTACCGagcacacggtggaggctccacgtTGACGGAGCATCCAACCAAACGTTCGGAGGGGCCGGGATCATCCTCGAAAACTCGGTAGGAGTAGCATATGAACAATCCATCAAGTTCGAATTTCCggtctcaaacaaccaagccgagTATGAAGCTTTGATTGGAGGGTTAATGCTGGCCAAAGAGGTCGGAGCATCAAGAGTAGAAGTGAGCAGCGACTCCCAAATCGTCACTTCCCAGGTAAACGGCAGCTACCAAGCCAGGGACGCACTGCtacaaaaatacttggaaaaagTAAGAGAACTATGCAAAAGCTTCGAAGAAGTCACAATCCAGCACGTTCCCAGGGAAAGGAACGCCCGAGCCGACCTCCTCTCCAAGCTCGCAAGCACCAAACCCAACACGGGGAACAGATCTCTGATCCAAGGGCTAGCAACGGAACCTGCGATCATCATGTGCATGGCTCAAGCACCAAACCCGCCCTCATGGATGGACCCTATCTCCCGATATCTGGAGCACGCAGAAGCACCTCCCAACCAAAAAGAGGCGGAGTTTGTCAAAAAGGAAGCTCCAAAATACACAATCATACAGGGGCAGCTATACAAGCGAGGGCTCCACCAACCACTACTAAAGTGCTTAtgccccgaccagacggactacgtccTAAGGGAGGTACACGAAGGGTGTTGTGGTCACCACATCGGGGGAAGATCTCTAGCAAGAAAAATCATCAGGGCGGGATACTACTGGCCCACAATGATGTCAGATGCCCAGAAATTCGTGAAGAAATGTAAAAAGTGCCAGGAgaatgccaacttccacaaagcacCTCTCGAGGAGCTCAATATAATGATGGCCCCCCGACCTTTCgcccaatggggagtcgacctcctaGGACCATTCCCACCAAGACCCGGGCAGGTGAAGTACTTAATAGTGGCCATAGATTATTACACCAAGTGGGTAGAAGCAGAACCACTAGCCAGCATATCCGCAGCGAACTGCCAAAAGTTCATGTGGAAACAAGTGGTCACAAGGTTCGGGATACCGAAAACCGTCATATCGGACAACAGGACCCAAttcaccgacaagaagttcaAAGGGTTCTTAGAAGGACTAGGGATTAAGCAAAAGTTCTCCTCAGTCGAACACCCTCAAACCAACGGCCAAGtcgaagcagccaacaaagttatTCTAAAGGGGCTAAAAAAGCGACTCGAGGGAAAGAAAGGCTCATGGGCAGAGGAACTAGCCCC
- the LOC107627943 gene encoding uncharacterized protein LOC107627943 produces MERHITSEELREGGGACLSRASSTACDAEHPRPSVHPNQMYTQTPERRRPFGRTGADSAKIMQELRHRVQNLEQELAARDQSQGNASRSHGGASQSHARTHSSPSRARDSQGRSLTRHEETHTQATSRTTRSKSESRWGSQKEETRRQENPIVMGATPFHPSILKVRLPRNFDKPTDMRYDGTKDPQEHVTTFEERMNLEGVGDAVRCRAFPVTLAGPAIRWFNTLPQGSITTFADISQKFLAQFTTCIAKAKHPINLLGVTQKPGEPTRKFLDRFNDECLEIDDLTDSVASLCLTNGLLNEDFRKHLTTKPVWTMQEIQSIAKEYINDEEVSQVVAANKRQPANPPARQTHQLERYKEAPRDGILNKLPKQPRVGRFTNYTPLTAPIVEVYQQIADKRILSRLRPLKERTGGNKSLYCDYHKGFGHKTQDCFDLKDALEQAIRKGKLSEFSRLIREPRRRERERSEEDRNRAVKPRQEPTGDASNPPTFVVNIVVGLDSPPKSKSATRKDSRVLSISTDSPTTSKRLPTISFGPEDIWFKDLPENPPMEVTAMVGTGLVRRILVDTRADSNILFRNVFDAMGLKESDLKSHQHGVMGLGDNYIRPDGTISLPISLGTGDARKSVMADFVVLRDSTAYNIILGRKTINEFSSVI; encoded by the coding sequence ATGGAGCGACACATCACCTCGGAGGAGCTCCGCGAAGGAGGCGGAGCCTGTTTGAGCAGAGCGAGCTCAACGGCCTGTGATGCCGAGCACCCGAGGCCATCCGTCCATCCCAACCAAATGTATACCCAGACCCCTGAGAGACGCCGCCCTTTTGGGAGAACAGGAGCCGACAGCGCCAAGATCATGCAGGAGCTTAGACACAGAGTTCAGAACCTTGAGCAGGAGTTGGCGGCAAGGGACCAATCCCAGGGGAACGCCAGCCGCTCACACGGCGGCGCTAGCCAGTCCCATGCCCGCACCCACTCTTCTCCCTCTCGTGCACGCGATAGCCAAGGAAGAAGCCTAACAAGGCACGAAGAGACACACACACAAGCGACCTCCAGAACCACCCGAAGCAAGTCGGAAAGCCGTTGGGGGTCCCAGAAAGAGGAGACCCGGAGACAAGAAAACCCCATCGTCATGGGGGCAACCCCTTTTCACCCCTCAATTCTCAAAGTCCGGCTCCCGAGAAACttcgacaagccaacggacatgagatATGATGGGACCAAGGACCCCCAGGAACACGTCACAACTTTTGAAGAAAGAATGAATCTGGAAGGAGTAGGCGACGCAGTCAGGTGCCGGGCGTTTCCCGTAACACTAGCCGGCCCGGCGATCCGATGGTTCAACACCCTCCCGCAGGGATCCATCACGACCTTCGCAGACATATCCCAGAAGTTCCTAGCGCAGTTCACGACGTGCATAGCCAAAGCAAAGCACCCGATTAACTTGTTAGGGGTTACCCAAAAACCCGGTGAGCCGACCAGAAAATTCTTGGATAGGTTTAACGATGAATGTCTAGAAATTGACGACCTCACGGACTCAGTCGCTAGCCTATGCCTAACAAATGGCCTGCTGAATGAAGACTTTAGGAAACACCTAACAACCAAGCCTGTATGGACCATGCAGGAAATCCAGAGCATAGCCAAAGAGTACATCAATGACGAGGAGGTCAGCCAGGTTGTGgcagccaataaacggcagcccgccAACCCGCCAGCACGGCAGACACATCAACTCGAGCGATATAAGGAAGCCCCCAGAGATGGCATCCTAAACAAGCTACCCAAGCAGCCACGGGTAGGAAGGTTCACGAACTACACGCCACTTACGGCACCCATAGTGGAAGTCTACCAGCAAATCGCAGACAAGAGAATCCTATCCAGACTCAGACCCCTGAAGGAGAGAACGGGAGGCAACAAGAGCCTTTACTGCGATTACCACAAAGGGTTTGGTCACAAAACACAAGACTGCTTCGACCTCAAGGATGCCTTGGAACAGGCCATCAGAAAAGGGAAACTGAGCGAATTCTCCCGACTTATCAGGGAACCGAGGAGACGAGAGAGAGAGCGCTCCGAGGAAGACCGAAACCGGGCAGTCAAACCTAGACAAGAACCCACAGGGGATGCCAGTAATCCCCCAACTTTCGTGGTTAATATTGTGGTCGGACTAGACAGTCCCCCCAAATCTAAGTCAGCAACAAGAAAGGACTCCCGGGTGCTCTCCATCTCGACGGATAGCCCCACCACCAGCAAGAGACTCCCGACAATATCATTTGGTCCAGAAGACATATGGTTCAAGGACCTCCCTGAAAATCCTCCCATGGAAGTCACAGCGATGGTCGGGACAGGGCTGGTCAGACGCATCCTCGTCGACACAAGAGCCGACTCGAATATCCTATTCAGAAATGTGTTCGACGCAATGGGGCTCAAGGAATCCGACCTCAAAAGCCATCAACACGGAGTCATGGGACTTGGTGATAACTACATAAGACCCGACGGAACGATCTCTCTCCCGATCAGCCTAGGAACTGGCGACGCTAGGAAATCGGTTATGGCAGACTTCGTAGTCCTTAGAGACTCCACCGCCTAtaacatcatcctaggaaggaaAACCATCAACGAATTCTCATCTGTAATATGA